The sequence below is a genomic window from Trichosurus vulpecula isolate mTriVul1 chromosome 5, mTriVul1.pri, whole genome shotgun sequence.
cacttgtaCTATGTATTTGTTATACTGGGCTTTCAAGAGCAAGCTACATAAACTAAGGGAGAGGGAATAAATTGCTTGGAACAGGAAAGTCCTGCCCCCAGAGGGGAGTAAGCAACCAGGGAAGCCTCAACCACATGAAGAGAGAACTGAGAGGGACCAGACCTTCTGGGTCTGTTGGGGCATGCTCACCAAGTAGAAGCCCTGCTAACATTTGTAGGTACAAAGCAAGATAGTTTCTCTACCCCTAGGAGACTTCTTATCTAGACCTCTGGGTGCTGATATGTAAAAGGAGGCTGCAGAAAAATGGAGACTTTTTTAGTTCAAAAGTTCTTTTGTACTTCAAAGTATTAGTTTTTCATTTGGTAGTTACTTGGTACTTTGTTCTAAACAGTTTGGCACTGAAGAAAAGTAATCTGAAGGAACAAGACTGGTGTCTCCTTACAGGGAAAAAGTCAAGTTAGAGTGGATATGTGGATGTATGTTTCTTCCCAAGGAGCATTGTGGTAGATCCTGTTACTGAAGCCAGGGTCTCTGCTTTTCTTAAAGTGCCCAGGAGAAGACACTACATGATGGCCATGGACTTGAGCTATTGCCAGAAATTGGAAGTAGATCAATAGCCACATGCCTGGTGGGACCATGTCTGTTAGCAACCAGTGGGGACTAGTGAAGAATAGGCCCAGGAGGTGCAGTGCAATAAAACCGATGGCCCTGCAACATCTGAGGCATTGGTTGTCGTTCCAGTTGTAAGCcctggaaggaagaaaatgagtttttattAAGAACTCACTGTGTACCTTTGATTAttgtgctggggataccaaataaggaaaaaaagtctctgcctgcaaggagcttacattcttttgggggaaaGCAACAAACaagaaagctggaaaaaaaatggatggggGAATaattttgaagtccagaaagtcagagctggaaggaggacAAAGGCAGGCCACCTTtgttccttctgtaaaatggaggctcCACGAAGAACTCCTCAAGGATAGAAAGGGATATACCAGAGGGAGCAAGCAGTGCCACTGTTGGGCTATTTCAGGGTGAGGAGGCCCCAGGCACTGAGGTTCCAGAATAAGCCAGCAGTAGAGGGAGTGTGCTTTTGAGGCAAAGAGGAGAGCCTTTGCCATATGCATGATGGTTTGTATTTTTGAACAGAATATCCTTTTGCTACTTTTCTTGCTAGGCTATTTAATTAAATGCCCTTTGTTCTGGCCTACTTAGGTAAACACATCAGTGACCATTAATGAGTCATGGTTATGAGTAGATGTGGCAAATACAGTGCCTCAAACATGGGGTACCCTTTTCTGGGGGATCTACTTCATGAGTTTAGAGTATTCTTACATGTTACAGTTAAAATGTGGGGACCAGAATTAAAGATGTTACCCAGGtcagatctgtatgaactgaaaTAAGAGGGAAATAAGCATGAGCAACACAAGAGAGAGAAGGCTGCAGTGGATATAAATGAACAGATGGTAAAGAGGAAGTCACACTCTTGAATGGCTGAAGAACCAGTGATGGGCCTAGAGGACCAGGGATGAAACCTAACCTGGCTACCACTAAGGGATCAcggggttatagatttagaggacctcagaagccactgaGTACAAatgtccttttacagatgagaaaatgagttaAACTAGCTCATGAATCCAGTCAATTGCTTGTTTCAAAGAAGTAAACATGGATAAATTACAGCAACACCGTGTTTCTcctgtttcctcaaccataaagtggacaataatagtacctacctcatatgGTGACTGGGGTTGGGGGGCAGGGCGGATCAAATTGAAAAAAACTCAGCACAGTGactatcacatagtaggtactatattcctttcctccttcctttcctacatGAGCCAATGCTAGGGGTAGGGGAGGAAGCATTTGCTATGTGGCAGTAAGGCCATCTGgagatttcattattttttcagataatttACATTATAGCATGTCACAACTCACTATAGCATTACAGTAAAACATAGCCATGTTTTCAGTTTACTGCTTTTAGTGGAAGTTGGTAAATAAACTCATATTAGGGATTCAATGAAACACCTCAGAGGCTGGTCTAAGGTAAGTAGTTTTAGGTCCTATCTCAGACAAGGCTGCAAAGTTTAATGTTCAGAACAATGAAAACCAAAGGGCAGTATGGCGGCACCAGTTATTAAAGTAAGTATAATGCATTAAAgccatacaagtcttcctaaggTATGAATCTCAATTTGTTTATACCTACATTTTCAGTGAGGTTTAGGAAAGATTTTGCAGAGGTTAACCAGAAAACTTTCGCTAGAAGTTCCTATTTTTCTAAATCTTCCATTTACCCGGGGAATTGCCATATGCCATAATGAACATAAACTAGACACAAGCATAGTTTCACCAGCAGGGAAGAGCAAAATAATTTGAGTTGTAAAGAATAACTTGGGAATTCTTTCCTTTATAGATTTGACCATGATCATAAGTCATGTATTTAGGGATCCACTGAAATGGTAGAATTTTAGAGTTTTGAAAGTCATTCTAGGAGAGGTCCTTAACCTGGGATCCGTGAATTTGTTTTTCAGCATAGTTGGTTTCTTTTGTcagcctatatattttatttcataaatttaaaaccACTATTCTGAGCAAAGGTCCTCAGGCTTCATGAGCCTGCCTTCACTAGACTGTCATGGACCAaaaagggtccatgatacaaaaaacaATTAAGAGCTTCTGCCATATAGGTTCTTAAGCTAATAGGATTTAAAGCTTACTAAGGTTATTAAGAGATCTAACTTCATTTCAGAGTGGAGGAAACTAAAAAGCTAAAGAAATTTGCCTAAAATGATATAGGTAATCCATATCAGAATTGAGTACTACACATGGGTTTGCTGGGGTCTAAATCCAGGGTGCTTTCTCAATTCCCCCCAAATTCCCTCTCATGTTGTTACATTATACCTGGGTTTTGTATAATTCTGTGGTACATTGAATTATTCACTGTCAGTTGTGTCTTGTGTTCCTACACAGACTACAATCACCCTAGGACATGGGTAGATTGTACACAACATTTAAAGGcagaaagcatttactaagcacctactgcgtCTCAGGCTAagtgatgaaaataaaaagaaaagtgaaaagtccTTGTCCTCTAAGAACTCACATTGTGATAGGAGAGACAGAAAACTATGTACTACCAAGATCagtacaagataaattggagatatcaGTTTGGagaggcattagcattaagggagagTGGAAAAGGCTTCTCAGAGGGTGTGATTTTAGCTGGAACTCAAAttgaggaggcagagatgagaaggaagagaatgtcaGGCAGCTGGTGGaaatacttggagtcaggagatggagtgtttgtTGTGAGAGAAatagcaagaagaccagtgtcaTTGTATTAAAGAGTATGGGGGAAGGAGGAACTAAGGTACAAGAAGATGGAAAAGGTAGGAAGgtagttatgaagggctttcaaagccaaaggattttatgttttattctctAAGCATTAGAGAGCCACTGACTCTCTTTAGGAAGGTCAATTttacagctgagtggaagatgaactggagtggagaaagccttgaggcagggagaccaaacagaaggttattgtaataatccaggcacAAGGTAAGGGCATGGAGTCAGATGGCGACAGTTACAAAACAGAGGAGGCAGCATATATAGGAGGTGTTACTAAGGTGGAATGGACAGGACTTGACAACAGATTTGATGCAAGGGAGTGAGGAATCAAGAGTGACACCTAGATCATAAGCCTGAGGTACTGGGAGGAGTgtagtgcccttgacagtaatagaagTAGAGGGGACCACTTGGGAAGGATCGATAATGGGTTTGGTTTCAGGCATGTTGTGTTTAAGATATCTgtgggacattcagtttgagacatctaataggcagttggagatttgagACTGGAGTTGAGGGGAGAGTTAAGagtggataagtagatctgagaatcatcagcttaAGAATGACAGtggaatccatgggagctgataaaatcAAGCAAaaaagtatagaggaagaagagaagaggtcctGAAATAGCACCTTGGGAGACACACACAGTTACTGGGCATGACCTGGAAGAACCAGCCAATGGGATTGAGGAATGGTCTGGCAGATAGAACCAGGATTAGGGTGGTGTCAATGACAACCTAGAGAGGAGACAGCATCAGGGGAAAGAGGGTGATGAGCACTGTCAAAGGTAGCAGAGAGGTCAGAAAAGATGggaattgagaaaagaccattagacttggcaattaagaggtcattggtaactttggaaatcATTGATTacagttgaatgataaggttggaagccaggcTACAGACTGCAGGGAgttaagaaaagaggaaaagaagtataAGCACTGGTTCTTTGGAAGGAGTTTAGCCACATGGCAGGCACTTTGACCCCAACAAGAAAGAATATTTGTCATTCATATAGCCCACTGTAACCAGCTTTGTCGAGACTGGACTTTACACTGAGTCTGTCTCAAGGCCATCTTCTTGCCAACCAATTCTGACAATACTACTCCCCACCTCTCTTTTCAGACTTTCATACTTGCTCCAGAAAGGATATATTGTGTCAATTTCTCCATCAACTTCCCTTTGGCTCTGCGCACTTCTCCCTGTGATTTCCCAGACCAAAGTCTTGCTCCCTGGCCAGCATTTCACTACATTTGTTGTCTCTCCTTATTGGAATATAAGCTTTGTGACTCTCTGTTGTGAGGGCCTAGCTTAGTTCTTGActtagtatgtgcttaataaatgctattgagTCATGAATTATCCCTTCTAAATGCTAATTATTGAGCTAAACAGGTTGTCCCATGGGGCCATTCACATGGCTCACCTATAAAGGTCaccttttgatttccatttcagTACCAAAGTCTTAGAAATTATATCCAACCCCCTTCCTTTTTAACAGTAGAGTAGGAAGGAAACCTGAGTTTAGAAGGAGCTGTGGCCAAAAGAAGCAGTTACTTAACACACAAGGCATTGCATTCAAACACCCACAAATATTCAAGATAAGTTTATCAAGACACACTTGACAAATGTTTTCCTTCACAAccaaaaaaattctaaagaatgtTAGTTCCTTCAAAATGAAAGGCAGCATTTGATTTagcttgtttctgtttctgtgaaAAGTCAGGtgagtcttttgtttgtttcGTTTTTTGTAAATATGCAGAACAGAACATACAGTTTCTCAGTGATAGGTAAGCCCTTAAAAAGCACAGAAACTCCCGGATAAATTTTGTGGCTTCCATGTGGGCTGATCACTTTGAGGTGCTACCTGTTTCTAAGATTGATGTACTTTTCTGggcttctcccctcttataggaaAGTAGCTAAAGAAAAACCTTGCAGATGGAAATACACAAATTTGTGTCCTAAGAGGTAACTATGCTGGTAAGCCATTTTTACTCACTCGTTCTCTAGGATGGGTCTCAGGAAGGAAAGGGCACTTCATAGGAAGTACGCCATGCCCCACCTCCCCCTGCATGTGGGAGagggtttttttcttctgagtttctaaTGTCATTGAAGAGTTGCAACAGGTCAGAGCTTCATGAGGCAAAGATCTCTGGAATTTGTTGGAAACCCAGGACAACCCAGATGATCAGAGGTGACTAAATGGTAGGGTAGGAGAAGTATCAGAAGTTCCATCAATCTCTCTTCCCAGTTGCCCCCCTTTTTCTCATCGCTGCTTAGAAAAAAAGGTCTTAAAGGCACTATTGTAATTCTTATTGAAAGCTGTGTAGATTAGAGGATTaaaaaaggaattggaatagcCAAGCCACAAGAAAATGCTCTTCCAGATGGGAGGGATGTCGCAGGAACTGAGGGGGCTGATGAGCTCAGTGATGAAGAATGGGATCCAGCAAAGCACAAACACCCCGATAAGGATGCCCACCATGAGAGctgccttcttctctttcttttccctccacgTGTCCCCATCAGTCTGGAAGGTCACCATGGCATGACGAGCAGTGAATACCATCTGAGGTTGGTTGAGGGCCTCTTTTACCTGCAatgatcaacaagtatttattaagtctctATTATGTGTGCTAaatgctatggatacaaagacaaaactgaagcagtctctgccctcaaggagcttaattcTATGAACAGAAGGTTTAGATGGACATTCCCTTTTGTGCCTAGGTTCTGCTTGTCCAGGTATCTTTCGAAAGACCAACATATCCCTGCACATTTACCTTGAAAGAAATACCTTTACAGTTAAAAGCAGGGAATTCTGTTGGACTTCGaggacagaggttcttaaccatttATGTGTCTTGGACCCTTCtggcagtctaatgaagcctatggaccctttttgaggtaatgtttttaaatgtataaaatatataggattacaagggAAGACAATTGCACTGAAATATACTTAAAATATTAGAAGTTTCAGGTTCACAAATGCCCTGAAATTCATCTACAGATTCCCTTCAGGGGTtgatggaccctaggttaagggTCCATGCTTAAAGGTGCTTTGTTAGAGGACCgtgacagagaggaagagaagattcCTATTCCTTGGGTGGACCTAGACATGTAGTCTCAGTTCAGCACAACAATACATTATTAGACATCCTTGACACTTTCTACTTAACACAGAGACCACAGAAAGGGGACACAAGCCTGGGTGCCTAGTGGTTTTTTGTTTCTGGGGCTAGTTAGGGAGGTTACACAAGaatttattatctccattatgCAGGTGAGGAGAGACACTCTAAGAGGTCAgaatgtagaatgtaagctccctgaagtcaAGGActgattctgttttctctttagcCTTTAATACttagcatatagtagacacttaataagtgcataCGAAAGTGAGTTGTGACACAGCCTCAAGCAAATTTCCAaccaatcataggatcatagatttagggacaggaggaattttagaggtcatctagcacaattctgtcattttacagttgaggaatctaAGGCCTAGAGAGTAGGGGCCTTAGCCAATGTTGAATAGGTGGTTCATCAGATCAGTCAACCATTGTGGATGCGAAGACAAgtagacagtccctgccctcacagagcttccATAGGTCTAGAACTAGaaatctcaaaggccatctagtatgtctacattttacaggtgaagaaacccaAGGTCTCGCAGGGAGTAAAATATCAGAGATAGGATCTTGATCTACAGCTATCTCTTTCCAGGGAACCATAGCAGGCTCCTGACTCAAATTCAATACTCTGTTTATTGACTATTTATGATCCTTCTATAAGAAGATGTTTAAAAAGAAGTTAGAGATACTTGAAGTATAATAGCTAGCTAGACAAGATATGTGAAACTGTCCTCCTCTTCCATGTCCCTCATAAGGTTGGATGTTGCTTTTTGTGACTTTACCCTTCAAAGCTGCCCTTGATgtttatttcaatttaatatcACTTGAATGAATATATTCAAGGTCAGAGAGAGGGCCATGATTACTTGTGCATCCCACACTTACCCAGCGGGGATGCTGCAGAAGGTCCATTTTAGTGTCCAGGTCAGCATTGACAAAATCAGGGAGTACAACGTACAGAGTACATGCTTTCATATGGAGCAGACCACATGCAAGTGTGCTGACCATGGGTTTAATGTCATACTTGACCATTAGCATGATAATAGCCTGTTCCAACATGTTTAGGATTAGGACACCAAATGAACTTGGCCCGTGCCCCCCTACCTCACTCTGTTCAACGTACCTGCTTTTCCCCCTTGACCCCAAAGTCTAGTTACACTCCTGAACCTACATAACTTTGCATCTTCTTTGAATCAGAATTGGTTACTGATAACAGAAaacagagggaggggagagagagaacaagaacatTGCCATGATCAATTTAGTGTtcttattttccaaattttctcaatCAAAGGcttcaaatattaaaataaatcctCATCAGGAAACAGCAAGAGGGTGTTTTGACAGCTTCAGTTCCCTGAAGGTAAATTCCACCTGTGCAGAAACATCCAAAGGCAAGCATTCCTTGTCCTAGTCTTTGGCCTTACTTTGGTGTTAAAGCTATGGCAGTTCCTGAATTAGATTCTTCAGCAAGACATGATGTCCTTATCAAGCAGCATGGCAACTGCTGTGACATATTCCTGTGGTGAGGTGGTGCTGTAAATAGGGGAGGAAgtcccagaaaaggaaaattaaaggtAGAGAGAACGGAAAGAAAACAAGCACAGCACTTAGGATTAAATATACTGTTTATAACTTTCATATTagctgagaggaaaagaaaccaTGCAAAACTATAGTGGTTACCTAGGAGACAACTTGAAAACTATAAGACCACTAAAAATCCTTGCAAATCATAATATAGAAACCAAGGGATGCAAAGACAGGTTACTTTCCCTTAAACATAATTAAATCTCTCATTTAGATAGTGTTCTATGGTTTGCAGAATTTGCTTCATTACATTCCTGTGAAAACAGCACCatcatcttttcccttctctggtccAAAGGATTCCTGAATTCTTTGATGAAGTGGAAGTGGTTGGAAttttggctctgacatttactgcctGCATGGCCATGGAAAAAtcacctcacctctctgggcctcaccaATAGTGCTATTCTGTATCGTTGTTTAAAGTTAGAAGAAAcagatcattttatggatgggaaaaCTTCATAGTGACTTTTGGGAGAGCTAAGTGcttaaggtagaatttgaatacaggtctttccTGCCTCCTACCACTAAGACAGACTAATTCTTACAATATAACCTATGggtgtgtgtatacctatacacacacacacacacacacacacacacatacatatatgcatctcCTAACTACCGCCATCGTGCCCCCCACCCCCGAAGTCAGGACAGGGCAGAAAGGTTGTGTAGCATTGGCTAGCTGCTTGTGACATTCTAGAAGGATGTGCAGTTATATGCATTGGAGGTTGTCTAGCTTAAGtgttctattttacagataaggcaactacAACCAAAGAGGAGACAATAACGTGCTGGCTAGAGTCACACCAGGAGTTAATGACAGTGCCAGATTGGAACCCAAGTGTCTTTAATATGGCCATGGATCCCCACAAAGATCCAACATATAGAAGTGGACGCACATTCTATGATCTCCTTGTTACAATTTTTTTAGGGGGAGTTAAAAGTTGCGGGATAGGTGGTGAgaaattggggtggggaggagggaaggggaggacatAAATGTAAGTTGCTAATCCACCAACCTCCACGGCTTCTGGCACGGGTGTGACGCTGTTGGTCTTCTTGGAGCCTATGCGGAACTTGGCAGCTTTATAGATCTTCCAATAAACAAAGAGCACCACGCAGAGGGGAAGGTAGAAGGCGCCCACAGTGGAGAAGACTGTATAGGATGGTTCCCGGCTCACCTGACACTCTTCATTATCCGCCGAGTAGGTCTCCCCCCAGCTGAAGAGCAGAGGAGCCAGAGAAATGACTGCTGAGAGCAGCCAGGTCAAGGTGATCATGACATTGGAAATGCGCTTGCGAATCTGGAGAGTGTACTCTAGGTGACGGGTGATAGACCAGTATCGGTCCAGGGCGATGGCTGTCACGTTCCAGATGCTCGCAGTGCAGCACAGCACGTCGCAGGAGATCCACAGCTGACACAGCCGCCTACCCAGCTTCCAGCGGCGTCCGGAAAGCTCGTGCACCAAACTCAGGGGCATGACCAGGGCTGCCACCAGTACGTCAGAGATGGCCATGGAGGCTACTAGGTTGTGGGGTACCCGATGGAAGGTGCGCACTCGGAGGATGGTGGCCAGGACCAACAAGTTCCACGTGAAGGTCGCCACCACCAGTAAACCCAGCAGGGTGAGGATTAGCACGCCAAAGATCGAGAGTGGGGGCTGACTGGGGCTAAGATTCTCAGGGCCACTGCTCCCATTGGtcgggaagggg
It includes:
- the HTR5A gene encoding 5-hydroxytryptamine receptor 5A, giving the protein MDWPLNFTGSFFILPSPFPTNGSSGPENLSPSQPPLSIFGVLILTLLGLLVVATFTWNLLVLATILRVRTFHRVPHNLVASMAISDVLVAALVMPLSLVHELSGRRWKLGRRLCQLWISCDVLCCTASIWNVTAIALDRYWSITRHLEYTLQIRKRISNVMITLTWLLSAVISLAPLLFSWGETYSADNEECQVSREPSYTVFSTVGAFYLPLCVVLFVYWKIYKAAKFRIGSKKTNSVTPVPEAVEVKEALNQPQMVFTARHAMVTFQTDGDTWREKKEKKAALMVGILIGVFVLCWIPFFITELISPLSSCDIPPIWKSIFLWLGYSNSFFNPLIYTAFNKNYNSAFKTFFSKQR